From one Parambassis ranga chromosome 5, fParRan2.1, whole genome shotgun sequence genomic stretch:
- the zmynd8 gene encoding protein kinase C-binding protein 1 isoform X3, whose translation MHPHSVVEEKRETEKQTEEEMEISTRSKVSDTGSAERTVQKRKMPSPSHSSNGHSSAETSPSPVKKKKKPGAVSSSKDQSELRHGPFYYVKQPALTTDPVDVVPQDGRNDFYCWLCHREGQVLCCELCPRVYHAKCLKLPAEPEGDWFCPECEKITVAECIETQSKAMMMLTIDQLSYLLKFALQKMKQPGTEPFQKPVSLEQHPDYAEYIFHPMDLCTLEKNIKKKMYGCTEAFLADAKWILHNCIIYNGGNHKLTATAKVIVKICEHEMNEIEVCPECYLSACQKRDNWFCEPCSNPHPLVWAKLKGFPFWPAKALRDKDGQVDARFFGQHDRAWVPLNNCYLMSKEIPFSVKKTKSIFNSAMQEMEVYVENMRKKFGVFNYAPFRTPYTPDNNFQMLLDPSNPSSTSVCPDKQEKIKLNFDMTASPKIPLTRTMLSGVVVGGSAVGRRLPLSDMPRSPMSTNSSVHTGSDGEQEPSDKSQTKTANSQFSTGEESTDCTASPAHPPAGHPQLPPAGSSLDSPKPFHSQAPGISKQEKTPQTGSILNLNLDRVKAEMDLKELSETVQQKQGAAPILSSPKRQIKSRFQLNLDRTIESCKAQLGIDEISVDVYKGVEHSDSEDSDKSDSSDSEYASDEEQKTKDGQNPSPIEESQKEPIKSKVKDQPSPSQEEESKVDLLVASESVADDAGGVVSDTLANEKISADLTTKECPEKTKAPLDQPASIEKCQVKQETQQSVPVEDSDSEKELIIDLGEEQGGKDRKRTRKDSTKEYFTGKPEGKVVTTSTLPSQNSAAPSTPSSVSTQSPVSIPVTIVSFTAPSPQTISLASLSSATATPPSSSSASTTPALKKQRPLLPRETVPVVQGAVVWNPTAKVQSSSQKWQVQKVQRQQQNQPPVATTHIQASSQVLTQTQAGGNASIAVCSSSAQSPQSTRYQTRQAVKAVQQKDTPLSTSTSAVTLVSSSPGSVTMTAATGLGTAATSSPAATDLYIPTASADVAADIAKYTNKIMDAIKGTMTEIYNDLSKSTSGNTIAEIRRLRIEIEKLQWLHQQELSEMKHNLELTMAEMRQSLEQERERMVTEVKKQMEMEKQQAVDETKKKQWCANCKKEAIFYCCWNTSYCDYPCQQAHWPEHMKSCTQSATAPPQEPEAEPTADLPNKALVQTNSGPTSLKETPVSAPSDKDCDTEKSTDTVAVTLS comes from the exons TGTGgtagaagaaaagagagaaacagaaaaacagactgAAGAAGAAATGGAGATCTCAACACGATCTAAAG TTTCAGACACAGGATCAGCAGAGCGGACGGTCCAAAAACGGAAGATGCCCAGTCCTTCACACTCGTCCAATGGCCACTCCTCTGCTGAAACCTCCCCCTCCccagtgaaaaagaaaaaaaaaccaggcGCTGTTAGTAGCAGCAAAGACCAG TCAGAACTAAGACATGGTCCCTTTTACTATGTGAAGCAGCCAGCACTCACCACAGACCCTGTTGATGTTGTACCGCaggacggcaggaatgacttctaCTGCTGGCTGTGCCACCGCGAGGGCCAGGTGCTCTGCTGTGAGCTCTGCCCCAGGGTGTACCACGCCAAGTGTCTCAAACTACCAGCTGAGCCAGAAGGAGACTGGTTCTGTCCAGAGTGTGAG aaaaTAACTGTTGCTGAGTGTATAGAGACTCAGAGCAAAGCCATGATGATGCTAACAATAGACCAGCTGTCTTACCTTCTAAAGTTTGCCCTGCAGAAGATGAAACAACCAGGT ACTGAACCCTTCCAGAAACCTGTGTCTCTTGAACAGCATCCTGATTATGCAGAGTACATTTTTCATCCCATGGACCTTTGCACACTTGAGAAG aatattaaaaagaaaatgtatggCTGCACAGAGGCCTTCTTGGCAGATGCAAAGTGGATTTTGCACAACTGCATTATATACAATGGAG GCAATCACAAACTCACAGCTACAGCTAAAGTGATTGTAAAAATCTGTGAACACGAG ATGAATGAGATTGAAGTTTGCCCTGAGTGTTATCTGTCTGCTTGCCAAAAGAGGGACAACTGGTTCTGTGAGCCTTGT AGTAACCCGCACCCTCTAGTGTGGGCCAAATTGAAAGGATTTCCATTCTGGCCTGCTAAAGCTCTGCGGGACAAAGATGGACAGGTGGACGCTCGCTTCTTTGGTCAGCATGATAG gGCTTGGGTTCCTTTAAATAACTGCTACCTCATGTCCAAGGAGATCCCTTTCTCTGTGAAGAAGACAAAAAGCATCTTCAATAGTGCCATGCAAGAGATGGAGGTCTATGTGGAGAACATGAGAAAGAAGTTTGGAGTGTTTAATTATGCTCCCTTCAGGACACCTTACACCCCTGACAACAATTTTCAGATGCTGTTGGATCCTTCCAATCCATCATCCACTTCTGTCTGTCCTGACAAACAGGAAAAGATTAAGCTGAACTTTGATATGACAGCTTCACCCAAGATCCCACTGACCAGGACAATGTTGTCTGGAGTTGTGGTGGGAGGGAGCGCCGTAGGGCGGCGACTCCCTCTTAGTGACATGCCTCGCTCCCCAATGAGCACAAACTCCTCTGTCCATACAGGTTCGGATGGGGAACAGGAACCATCAGATAAGTCCCAGACTAAAACAGCAAACAGTCAATTTAGTACAGGAGAAGAGTCCACGGATTGCACAG CCTCACCTGCCCATCCTCCTGCTGGACATCCTCAACTTCCTCCTGCTGGAAGTTCCTTGGATAGCCCTAAACCATTCCACTCTCAAGCCCCTGGCATCTCCAAGCAAGAGAAGACGCCACAGACAGGAAGCATTCTAAATCTAAATCTTG ATCGGGTTAAAGCAGAGATGGACCTAAAGGAGCTAAGCGAAACTGTTCAACAGAAACAAGGAGCAGCACCTATCCTCTCGTCTCCGAAAAGACAGATAAAGAGCCGTTTCCAGCTCAATTTGGACAGAACCATTGAGAGCTGCAAGGCACAGTTGG GTATTGATGAGATTTCTGTTGATGTGTATAAAGGTGTGGAACACAGTGACTCTGAGGACTCTGATAAATCTGACTCCAGTGACAGTGAGTATGCCAGTGATGAGGAGCAGAAGACCAAGGATGGTCAAAACCCATCACCCATAGAGGAGTCCCAGAAGGAGCCTAtcaaaagtaaagtaaaagacCAACCATCCCCAAGCCAAGAAGAGGAAAGTAAAGTTGATTTACTTGTAGCATCTGAATCTGTAGCAGATGATGCTGGTGGAGTAGTTTCTGATACTCTGGCTAATGAGAAGATAAGTGCTGATTTAACAACAAAAGAGTGCCCAGAGAAGACCAAAGCACCTCTGGATCAACCTGCTTCCATAGAGAAGTGTCAAGTGAAAcaagagacacagcagagtgtgCCAGTGGAGGACTCTGACTCAGAAAAGGAGCTGATTATTGACCTAGGAGAGGAACAGGGTGGCAAGGACAGGAAGAGGACCAGAAAAGACAGCACCAAAGAGTATTTTACTGGTAAACCTGAAG GTAAAGTTGTGACCACTTCAACACTCCCATCTCAAAACAGTGCAGCCCCTTCCACTCCCTCCAGTGTTTCCACGCAGTCCCCTGTTTCCATTCCTGTCACCATAGTCTCCTTCACTGCTCCCTCTCCCCAAACCATAAGCCTTGCATCTCTGTCCAGTGCCACAGCAAcacccccttcttcctcctcagcctccACCACGCCTGCCTTGAAGAAACAGCGACCTCTGCTGCCAAGAGAGACTGTGCCAGTGGTACAGGGAGCCGTGGTTTGGAATCCCACTGCTAAAGTTCAGTCCTCCTCTCAGAAGTGGCAAGTGCAGAAGgtgcagcggcagcagcaaaATCAGCCACCTGTggccaccacacacatacaggcatcGTCTCAAGTGCTGACCCAGACACAAGCAGGTGGAAATGCCTCTATAGCTGTTTGCTCATCTTCAGCACAATCTCCACAAAGCACGCGCTATCAGACTAGACAGGCTGTTAAAG cTGTTCAACAAAAAGACACTCCACTCAGCACATCCACATCGGCTGTCACCCTGGTATCCAGTAGCCCAGGTTCTGTTACCATGACGGCAGCAACGGGTTTAGGCACAGCTGCTACATCTTCACCAGCAGCAACAGACCTGTATATCCCCACTGCCTCGGCAGACGTGGCTGCGGACATTGCCAAGTACACAAATAAA ATAATGGATGCAATCAAAGGTACGATGACTGAAATCTACAATGACCTTTCCAAGAGCACTTCGGGGAATACAATAGCAGAG ATAAGACGACTTAGAATTGAAATAGAAAAATTACAATGGTTGCATCAACAAGAGCTGTCAGAAATGAAGCATAACCTTG AGCTAACGATGGCAGAGATGAGACAAAGTttggagcaggagagagagaggatggtgACAGAGGTGAAGAAACAGATGGAGATGGAAAAGCAGCAGGCTGTGgatgagacaaagaaaaaacagtggTGTGCTAACTGCAAGAAAGAGGCCATCTTCTACTGCTGTTGGAATACTAGCTACTGTGATTACCCCTGTCAGCAAGCCCATTGGCCAGAACACATGAAGTCCTGCACTCAGTCAG CCACAGCCCCACCGCAAGAACCTGAGGCTGAGCCAACAGCAGACCTCCCAAACAAAGCTTTAGTGCAAACTAACAGTGGCCCAACCTCTCTTAAAGAAACGCCAGTCTCTGCACCATCAGACAAAGACTGTGACACAGAGAAGAGCACTGACACTGTGGCTGTCACTTTGTCGTAA
- the zmynd8 gene encoding protein kinase C-binding protein 1 isoform X1 produces the protein MHPHSVVEEKRETEKQTEEEMEISTRSKVSDTGSAERTVQKRKMPSPSHSSNGHSSAETSPSPVKKKKKPGAVSSSKDQSELRHGPFYYVKQPALTTDPVDVVPQDGRNDFYCWLCHREGQVLCCELCPRVYHAKCLKLPAEPEGDWFCPECEKITVAECIETQSKAMMMLTIDQLSYLLKFALQKMKQPGDHPRLSSRSPHAASTQRKTFNWTEPFQKPVSLEQHPDYAEYIFHPMDLCTLEKNIKKKMYGCTEAFLADAKWILHNCIIYNGGNHKLTATAKVIVKICEHEMNEIEVCPECYLSACQKRDNWFCEPCSNPHPLVWAKLKGFPFWPAKALRDKDGQVDARFFGQHDRAWVPLNNCYLMSKEIPFSVKKTKSIFNSAMQEMEVYVENMRKKFGVFNYAPFRTPYTPDNNFQMLLDPSNPSSTSVCPDKQEKIKLNFDMTASPKIPLTRTMLSGVVVGGSAVGRRLPLSDMPRSPMSTNSSVHTGSDGEQEPSDKSQTKTANSQFSTGEESTDCTASPAHPPAGHPQLPPAGSSLDSPKPFHSQAPGISKQEKTPQTGSILNLNLDRVKAEMDLKELSETVQQKQGAAPILSSPKRQIKSRFQLNLDRTIESCKAQLGIDEISVDVYKGVEHSDSEDSDKSDSSDSEYASDEEQKTKDGQNPSPIEESQKEPIKSKVKDQPSPSQEEESKVDLLVASESVADDAGGVVSDTLANEKISADLTTKECPEKTKAPLDQPASIEKCQVKQETQQSVPVEDSDSEKELIIDLGEEQGGKDRKRTRKDSTKEYFTGKPEGKVVTTSTLPSQNSAAPSTPSSVSTQSPVSIPVTIVSFTAPSPQTISLASLSSATATPPSSSSASTTPALKKQRPLLPRETVPVVQGAVVWNPTAKVQSSSQKWQVQKVQRQQQNQPPVATTHIQASSQVLTQTQAGGNASIAVCSSSAQSPQSTRYQTRQAVKAVQQKDTPLSTSTSAVTLVSSSPGSVTMTAATGLGTAATSSPAATDLYIPTASADVAADIAKYTNKIMDAIKGTMTEIYNDLSKSTSGNTIAEIRRLRIEIEKLQWLHQQELSEMKHNLELTMAEMRQSLEQERERMVTEVKKQMEMEKQQAVDETKKKQWCANCKKEAIFYCCWNTSYCDYPCQQAHWPEHMKSCTQSATAPPQEPEAEPTADLPNKALVQTNSGPTSLKETPVSAPSDKDCDTEKSTDTVAVTLS, from the exons TGTGgtagaagaaaagagagaaacagaaaaacagactgAAGAAGAAATGGAGATCTCAACACGATCTAAAG TTTCAGACACAGGATCAGCAGAGCGGACGGTCCAAAAACGGAAGATGCCCAGTCCTTCACACTCGTCCAATGGCCACTCCTCTGCTGAAACCTCCCCCTCCccagtgaaaaagaaaaaaaaaccaggcGCTGTTAGTAGCAGCAAAGACCAG TCAGAACTAAGACATGGTCCCTTTTACTATGTGAAGCAGCCAGCACTCACCACAGACCCTGTTGATGTTGTACCGCaggacggcaggaatgacttctaCTGCTGGCTGTGCCACCGCGAGGGCCAGGTGCTCTGCTGTGAGCTCTGCCCCAGGGTGTACCACGCCAAGTGTCTCAAACTACCAGCTGAGCCAGAAGGAGACTGGTTCTGTCCAGAGTGTGAG aaaaTAACTGTTGCTGAGTGTATAGAGACTCAGAGCAAAGCCATGATGATGCTAACAATAGACCAGCTGTCTTACCTTCTAAAGTTTGCCCTGCAGAAGATGAAACAACCAGGT GATCATCCCCGCTTGTCATCTCGCTCCCCCCATGCAGCTTCCACGCAGAGAAAGACTTTTAATTGG ACTGAACCCTTCCAGAAACCTGTGTCTCTTGAACAGCATCCTGATTATGCAGAGTACATTTTTCATCCCATGGACCTTTGCACACTTGAGAAG aatattaaaaagaaaatgtatggCTGCACAGAGGCCTTCTTGGCAGATGCAAAGTGGATTTTGCACAACTGCATTATATACAATGGAG GCAATCACAAACTCACAGCTACAGCTAAAGTGATTGTAAAAATCTGTGAACACGAG ATGAATGAGATTGAAGTTTGCCCTGAGTGTTATCTGTCTGCTTGCCAAAAGAGGGACAACTGGTTCTGTGAGCCTTGT AGTAACCCGCACCCTCTAGTGTGGGCCAAATTGAAAGGATTTCCATTCTGGCCTGCTAAAGCTCTGCGGGACAAAGATGGACAGGTGGACGCTCGCTTCTTTGGTCAGCATGATAG gGCTTGGGTTCCTTTAAATAACTGCTACCTCATGTCCAAGGAGATCCCTTTCTCTGTGAAGAAGACAAAAAGCATCTTCAATAGTGCCATGCAAGAGATGGAGGTCTATGTGGAGAACATGAGAAAGAAGTTTGGAGTGTTTAATTATGCTCCCTTCAGGACACCTTACACCCCTGACAACAATTTTCAGATGCTGTTGGATCCTTCCAATCCATCATCCACTTCTGTCTGTCCTGACAAACAGGAAAAGATTAAGCTGAACTTTGATATGACAGCTTCACCCAAGATCCCACTGACCAGGACAATGTTGTCTGGAGTTGTGGTGGGAGGGAGCGCCGTAGGGCGGCGACTCCCTCTTAGTGACATGCCTCGCTCCCCAATGAGCACAAACTCCTCTGTCCATACAGGTTCGGATGGGGAACAGGAACCATCAGATAAGTCCCAGACTAAAACAGCAAACAGTCAATTTAGTACAGGAGAAGAGTCCACGGATTGCACAG CCTCACCTGCCCATCCTCCTGCTGGACATCCTCAACTTCCTCCTGCTGGAAGTTCCTTGGATAGCCCTAAACCATTCCACTCTCAAGCCCCTGGCATCTCCAAGCAAGAGAAGACGCCACAGACAGGAAGCATTCTAAATCTAAATCTTG ATCGGGTTAAAGCAGAGATGGACCTAAAGGAGCTAAGCGAAACTGTTCAACAGAAACAAGGAGCAGCACCTATCCTCTCGTCTCCGAAAAGACAGATAAAGAGCCGTTTCCAGCTCAATTTGGACAGAACCATTGAGAGCTGCAAGGCACAGTTGG GTATTGATGAGATTTCTGTTGATGTGTATAAAGGTGTGGAACACAGTGACTCTGAGGACTCTGATAAATCTGACTCCAGTGACAGTGAGTATGCCAGTGATGAGGAGCAGAAGACCAAGGATGGTCAAAACCCATCACCCATAGAGGAGTCCCAGAAGGAGCCTAtcaaaagtaaagtaaaagacCAACCATCCCCAAGCCAAGAAGAGGAAAGTAAAGTTGATTTACTTGTAGCATCTGAATCTGTAGCAGATGATGCTGGTGGAGTAGTTTCTGATACTCTGGCTAATGAGAAGATAAGTGCTGATTTAACAACAAAAGAGTGCCCAGAGAAGACCAAAGCACCTCTGGATCAACCTGCTTCCATAGAGAAGTGTCAAGTGAAAcaagagacacagcagagtgtgCCAGTGGAGGACTCTGACTCAGAAAAGGAGCTGATTATTGACCTAGGAGAGGAACAGGGTGGCAAGGACAGGAAGAGGACCAGAAAAGACAGCACCAAAGAGTATTTTACTGGTAAACCTGAAG GTAAAGTTGTGACCACTTCAACACTCCCATCTCAAAACAGTGCAGCCCCTTCCACTCCCTCCAGTGTTTCCACGCAGTCCCCTGTTTCCATTCCTGTCACCATAGTCTCCTTCACTGCTCCCTCTCCCCAAACCATAAGCCTTGCATCTCTGTCCAGTGCCACAGCAAcacccccttcttcctcctcagcctccACCACGCCTGCCTTGAAGAAACAGCGACCTCTGCTGCCAAGAGAGACTGTGCCAGTGGTACAGGGAGCCGTGGTTTGGAATCCCACTGCTAAAGTTCAGTCCTCCTCTCAGAAGTGGCAAGTGCAGAAGgtgcagcggcagcagcaaaATCAGCCACCTGTggccaccacacacatacaggcatcGTCTCAAGTGCTGACCCAGACACAAGCAGGTGGAAATGCCTCTATAGCTGTTTGCTCATCTTCAGCACAATCTCCACAAAGCACGCGCTATCAGACTAGACAGGCTGTTAAAG cTGTTCAACAAAAAGACACTCCACTCAGCACATCCACATCGGCTGTCACCCTGGTATCCAGTAGCCCAGGTTCTGTTACCATGACGGCAGCAACGGGTTTAGGCACAGCTGCTACATCTTCACCAGCAGCAACAGACCTGTATATCCCCACTGCCTCGGCAGACGTGGCTGCGGACATTGCCAAGTACACAAATAAA ATAATGGATGCAATCAAAGGTACGATGACTGAAATCTACAATGACCTTTCCAAGAGCACTTCGGGGAATACAATAGCAGAG ATAAGACGACTTAGAATTGAAATAGAAAAATTACAATGGTTGCATCAACAAGAGCTGTCAGAAATGAAGCATAACCTTG AGCTAACGATGGCAGAGATGAGACAAAGTttggagcaggagagagagaggatggtgACAGAGGTGAAGAAACAGATGGAGATGGAAAAGCAGCAGGCTGTGgatgagacaaagaaaaaacagtggTGTGCTAACTGCAAGAAAGAGGCCATCTTCTACTGCTGTTGGAATACTAGCTACTGTGATTACCCCTGTCAGCAAGCCCATTGGCCAGAACACATGAAGTCCTGCACTCAGTCAG CCACAGCCCCACCGCAAGAACCTGAGGCTGAGCCAACAGCAGACCTCCCAAACAAAGCTTTAGTGCAAACTAACAGTGGCCCAACCTCTCTTAAAGAAACGCCAGTCTCTGCACCATCAGACAAAGACTGTGACACAGAGAAGAGCACTGACACTGTGGCTGTCACTTTGTCGTAA
- the zmynd8 gene encoding protein kinase C-binding protein 1 isoform X2, with the protein MEISTRSKVSDTGSAERTVQKRKMPSPSHSSNGHSSAETSPSPVKKKKKPGAVSSSKDQSELRHGPFYYVKQPALTTDPVDVVPQDGRNDFYCWLCHREGQVLCCELCPRVYHAKCLKLPAEPEGDWFCPECEKITVAECIETQSKAMMMLTIDQLSYLLKFALQKMKQPGDHPRLSSRSPHAASTQRKTFNWTEPFQKPVSLEQHPDYAEYIFHPMDLCTLEKNIKKKMYGCTEAFLADAKWILHNCIIYNGGNHKLTATAKVIVKICEHEMNEIEVCPECYLSACQKRDNWFCEPCSNPHPLVWAKLKGFPFWPAKALRDKDGQVDARFFGQHDRAWVPLNNCYLMSKEIPFSVKKTKSIFNSAMQEMEVYVENMRKKFGVFNYAPFRTPYTPDNNFQMLLDPSNPSSTSVCPDKQEKIKLNFDMTASPKIPLTRTMLSGVVVGGSAVGRRLPLSDMPRSPMSTNSSVHTGSDGEQEPSDKSQTKTANSQFSTGEESTDCTASPAHPPAGHPQLPPAGSSLDSPKPFHSQAPGISKQEKTPQTGSILNLNLDRVKAEMDLKELSETVQQKQGAAPILSSPKRQIKSRFQLNLDRTIESCKAQLGIDEISVDVYKGVEHSDSEDSDKSDSSDSEYASDEEQKTKDGQNPSPIEESQKEPIKSKVKDQPSPSQEEESKVDLLVASESVADDAGGVVSDTLANEKISADLTTKECPEKTKAPLDQPASIEKCQVKQETQQSVPVEDSDSEKELIIDLGEEQGGKDRKRTRKDSTKEYFTGKPEGKVVTTSTLPSQNSAAPSTPSSVSTQSPVSIPVTIVSFTAPSPQTISLASLSSATATPPSSSSASTTPALKKQRPLLPRETVPVVQGAVVWNPTAKVQSSSQKWQVQKVQRQQQNQPPVATTHIQASSQVLTQTQAGGNASIAVCSSSAQSPQSTRYQTRQAVKAVQQKDTPLSTSTSAVTLVSSSPGSVTMTAATGLGTAATSSPAATDLYIPTASADVAADIAKYTNKIMDAIKGTMTEIYNDLSKSTSGNTIAEIRRLRIEIEKLQWLHQQELSEMKHNLELTMAEMRQSLEQERERMVTEVKKQMEMEKQQAVDETKKKQWCANCKKEAIFYCCWNTSYCDYPCQQAHWPEHMKSCTQSATAPPQEPEAEPTADLPNKALVQTNSGPTSLKETPVSAPSDKDCDTEKSTDTVAVTLS; encoded by the exons ATGGAGATCTCAACACGATCTAAAG TTTCAGACACAGGATCAGCAGAGCGGACGGTCCAAAAACGGAAGATGCCCAGTCCTTCACACTCGTCCAATGGCCACTCCTCTGCTGAAACCTCCCCCTCCccagtgaaaaagaaaaaaaaaccaggcGCTGTTAGTAGCAGCAAAGACCAG TCAGAACTAAGACATGGTCCCTTTTACTATGTGAAGCAGCCAGCACTCACCACAGACCCTGTTGATGTTGTACCGCaggacggcaggaatgacttctaCTGCTGGCTGTGCCACCGCGAGGGCCAGGTGCTCTGCTGTGAGCTCTGCCCCAGGGTGTACCACGCCAAGTGTCTCAAACTACCAGCTGAGCCAGAAGGAGACTGGTTCTGTCCAGAGTGTGAG aaaaTAACTGTTGCTGAGTGTATAGAGACTCAGAGCAAAGCCATGATGATGCTAACAATAGACCAGCTGTCTTACCTTCTAAAGTTTGCCCTGCAGAAGATGAAACAACCAGGT GATCATCCCCGCTTGTCATCTCGCTCCCCCCATGCAGCTTCCACGCAGAGAAAGACTTTTAATTGG ACTGAACCCTTCCAGAAACCTGTGTCTCTTGAACAGCATCCTGATTATGCAGAGTACATTTTTCATCCCATGGACCTTTGCACACTTGAGAAG aatattaaaaagaaaatgtatggCTGCACAGAGGCCTTCTTGGCAGATGCAAAGTGGATTTTGCACAACTGCATTATATACAATGGAG GCAATCACAAACTCACAGCTACAGCTAAAGTGATTGTAAAAATCTGTGAACACGAG ATGAATGAGATTGAAGTTTGCCCTGAGTGTTATCTGTCTGCTTGCCAAAAGAGGGACAACTGGTTCTGTGAGCCTTGT AGTAACCCGCACCCTCTAGTGTGGGCCAAATTGAAAGGATTTCCATTCTGGCCTGCTAAAGCTCTGCGGGACAAAGATGGACAGGTGGACGCTCGCTTCTTTGGTCAGCATGATAG gGCTTGGGTTCCTTTAAATAACTGCTACCTCATGTCCAAGGAGATCCCTTTCTCTGTGAAGAAGACAAAAAGCATCTTCAATAGTGCCATGCAAGAGATGGAGGTCTATGTGGAGAACATGAGAAAGAAGTTTGGAGTGTTTAATTATGCTCCCTTCAGGACACCTTACACCCCTGACAACAATTTTCAGATGCTGTTGGATCCTTCCAATCCATCATCCACTTCTGTCTGTCCTGACAAACAGGAAAAGATTAAGCTGAACTTTGATATGACAGCTTCACCCAAGATCCCACTGACCAGGACAATGTTGTCTGGAGTTGTGGTGGGAGGGAGCGCCGTAGGGCGGCGACTCCCTCTTAGTGACATGCCTCGCTCCCCAATGAGCACAAACTCCTCTGTCCATACAGGTTCGGATGGGGAACAGGAACCATCAGATAAGTCCCAGACTAAAACAGCAAACAGTCAATTTAGTACAGGAGAAGAGTCCACGGATTGCACAG CCTCACCTGCCCATCCTCCTGCTGGACATCCTCAACTTCCTCCTGCTGGAAGTTCCTTGGATAGCCCTAAACCATTCCACTCTCAAGCCCCTGGCATCTCCAAGCAAGAGAAGACGCCACAGACAGGAAGCATTCTAAATCTAAATCTTG ATCGGGTTAAAGCAGAGATGGACCTAAAGGAGCTAAGCGAAACTGTTCAACAGAAACAAGGAGCAGCACCTATCCTCTCGTCTCCGAAAAGACAGATAAAGAGCCGTTTCCAGCTCAATTTGGACAGAACCATTGAGAGCTGCAAGGCACAGTTGG GTATTGATGAGATTTCTGTTGATGTGTATAAAGGTGTGGAACACAGTGACTCTGAGGACTCTGATAAATCTGACTCCAGTGACAGTGAGTATGCCAGTGATGAGGAGCAGAAGACCAAGGATGGTCAAAACCCATCACCCATAGAGGAGTCCCAGAAGGAGCCTAtcaaaagtaaagtaaaagacCAACCATCCCCAAGCCAAGAAGAGGAAAGTAAAGTTGATTTACTTGTAGCATCTGAATCTGTAGCAGATGATGCTGGTGGAGTAGTTTCTGATACTCTGGCTAATGAGAAGATAAGTGCTGATTTAACAACAAAAGAGTGCCCAGAGAAGACCAAAGCACCTCTGGATCAACCTGCTTCCATAGAGAAGTGTCAAGTGAAAcaagagacacagcagagtgtgCCAGTGGAGGACTCTGACTCAGAAAAGGAGCTGATTATTGACCTAGGAGAGGAACAGGGTGGCAAGGACAGGAAGAGGACCAGAAAAGACAGCACCAAAGAGTATTTTACTGGTAAACCTGAAG GTAAAGTTGTGACCACTTCAACACTCCCATCTCAAAACAGTGCAGCCCCTTCCACTCCCTCCAGTGTTTCCACGCAGTCCCCTGTTTCCATTCCTGTCACCATAGTCTCCTTCACTGCTCCCTCTCCCCAAACCATAAGCCTTGCATCTCTGTCCAGTGCCACAGCAAcacccccttcttcctcctcagcctccACCACGCCTGCCTTGAAGAAACAGCGACCTCTGCTGCCAAGAGAGACTGTGCCAGTGGTACAGGGAGCCGTGGTTTGGAATCCCACTGCTAAAGTTCAGTCCTCCTCTCAGAAGTGGCAAGTGCAGAAGgtgcagcggcagcagcaaaATCAGCCACCTGTggccaccacacacatacaggcatcGTCTCAAGTGCTGACCCAGACACAAGCAGGTGGAAATGCCTCTATAGCTGTTTGCTCATCTTCAGCACAATCTCCACAAAGCACGCGCTATCAGACTAGACAGGCTGTTAAAG cTGTTCAACAAAAAGACACTCCACTCAGCACATCCACATCGGCTGTCACCCTGGTATCCAGTAGCCCAGGTTCTGTTACCATGACGGCAGCAACGGGTTTAGGCACAGCTGCTACATCTTCACCAGCAGCAACAGACCTGTATATCCCCACTGCCTCGGCAGACGTGGCTGCGGACATTGCCAAGTACACAAATAAA ATAATGGATGCAATCAAAGGTACGATGACTGAAATCTACAATGACCTTTCCAAGAGCACTTCGGGGAATACAATAGCAGAG ATAAGACGACTTAGAATTGAAATAGAAAAATTACAATGGTTGCATCAACAAGAGCTGTCAGAAATGAAGCATAACCTTG AGCTAACGATGGCAGAGATGAGACAAAGTttggagcaggagagagagaggatggtgACAGAGGTGAAGAAACAGATGGAGATGGAAAAGCAGCAGGCTGTGgatgagacaaagaaaaaacagtggTGTGCTAACTGCAAGAAAGAGGCCATCTTCTACTGCTGTTGGAATACTAGCTACTGTGATTACCCCTGTCAGCAAGCCCATTGGCCAGAACACATGAAGTCCTGCACTCAGTCAG CCACAGCCCCACCGCAAGAACCTGAGGCTGAGCCAACAGCAGACCTCCCAAACAAAGCTTTAGTGCAAACTAACAGTGGCCCAACCTCTCTTAAAGAAACGCCAGTCTCTGCACCATCAGACAAAGACTGTGACACAGAGAAGAGCACTGACACTGTGGCTGTCACTTTGTCGTAA